Proteins from a genomic interval of Cygnus olor isolate bCygOlo1 chromosome 9, bCygOlo1.pri.v2, whole genome shotgun sequence:
- the NEU2 gene encoding sialidase-2 isoform X2 → MSLSKAKCTCNGESTSLLEDFENILRSNSMMASFPVLKQETLFRNGTWSYRIPALLYLPRFSIILAFAEEREDVVDEHAKLIAMRRGMYDPTTYHVQWNSMETIVSAQLKDHRSMNPCPVYDEVSGKLILFFIAVPGKISEQHQLRTKINLVRLCYITSMDQGRTWSAVQDITEGTISSEYKNWATFAVGPGHGLQLLNEARSLVIPAYAYRILDPKQHPTPHAFCFISSDHGTTWEMGNFVGKESAVECQVAEVHTCGRRVLYCNARSSRGARIQAVSYNHGVDFEGGQRVEMLVEPPSGCHGSVTAFPPPPDARCQDSWLLYAHPTDPKGRRDLGIYLNKSPLNPAHWTKPSILFKGLCAYSDLQYMGIGPDGSPLFSCLFEYGTHQQCEEIIFVMFTLKQAFPSEC, encoded by the exons CATGATGGCTTCGTTTCCTGTCCTGAAGCAAGAGACGTTGTTCCGGAACGGTACGTGGAGCTACCGAATTCCAGCCCTGCTCTACCTGCCGCGTTTCAGCATCATCCTGGCATTTGCTGAGGAACGAGAGGATGTGGTGGACGAACATGCCAAGCTGATAGCGATGCGCAGAGGCATGTATGACCCAACCACGTACCATGTTCAG TGGAATAGCATGGAGACCATTGTCAGTGCGCAGCTGAAAGATCACCGATCTATGAATCCCTGTCCTGTTTATGATGAGGTCTCAGGGAAACTGATCCTGTTCTTCATAGCTGTCCCAGGAAAGATCTCTGAGCAGCACCAGCTCAGGACAAAGATCAACCTGGTGCGTCTCTGCTACATCACTAGCATGGACCAAGGACGCACCTGGAGCGCTGTCCAGGATATCACCGAGGGTACCATTAGCTCCGAGTACAAGAACTGGGCCACTTTTGCAGTGGGGCCAGGCCATGGATTACAGCTGCTCAATGAGGCCCGGAGCCTTGTGATTCCTGCCTATGCCTATCGTATCCTCGACCCTAAGCAACACCCCACCCCTCATGCCTTCTGCTTCATCAGCTCTGACCATGGGACGACATGGGAGATGGGGAACTTTGTGGGGAAGGAGAGCGCGGTGGAGTGTCAGGTAGCCGAGGTACACACCTGTGGCAGGAGGGTGCTCTACTGCAAcgcaaggagcagcagaggagcaaGAATCCAGGCAGTCAGCTACAACCACGGGGTGGACTTTGAGGGAGGCCAACGGGTTGAAATGCTTGTAGAGCCTCCCTCTGGATGTCATGGAAGTGTTACTGccttcccacctccccctgATGCCAGGTGCCAAGATAGTTGGTTGCTCTATGCTCATCCTACAGACCCAAAGGGTCGAAGAGATTTAGGAATTTACCTCAACAAAAGCCCTTTAAACCCAGCACACTGGACAAAGCCAAGCATCCTCTTCAAGGGCTTGTGTGCTTATTCAGATCTGCAGTACATGGGCATTGGGCCAGATGGCTCACCCTTGTTCTCCTGCCTTTTTGAATATGGGACCCATCAACAATGTGAAGAGATAATATTTGTAATGTTCACTTTGAAGCAAGCCTTCCCATCTGAGTGCTGA
- the NEU2 gene encoding sialidase-2 isoform X3, translating to MMASFPVLKQETLFRNGTWSYRIPALLYLPRFSIILAFAEEREDVVDEHAKLIAMRRGMYDPTTYHVQWNSMETIVSAQLKDHRSMNPCPVYDEVSGKLILFFIAVPGKISEQHQLRTKINLVRLCYITSMDQGRTWSAVQDITEGTISSEYKNWATFAVGPGHGLQLLNEARSLVIPAYAYRILDPKQHPTPHAFCFISSDHGTTWEMGNFVGKESAVECQVAEVHTCGRRVLYCNARSSRGARIQAVSYNHGVDFEGGQRVEMLVEPPSGCHGSVTAFPPPPDARCQDSWLLYAHPTDPKGRRDLGIYLNKSPLNPAHWTKPSILFKGLCAYSDLQYMGIGPDGSPLFSCLFEYGTHQQCEEIIFVMFTLKQAFPSEC from the exons ATGATGGCTTCGTTTCCTGTCCTGAAGCAAGAGACGTTGTTCCGGAACGGTACGTGGAGCTACCGAATTCCAGCCCTGCTCTACCTGCCGCGTTTCAGCATCATCCTGGCATTTGCTGAGGAACGAGAGGATGTGGTGGACGAACATGCCAAGCTGATAGCGATGCGCAGAGGCATGTATGACCCAACCACGTACCATGTTCAG TGGAATAGCATGGAGACCATTGTCAGTGCGCAGCTGAAAGATCACCGATCTATGAATCCCTGTCCTGTTTATGATGAGGTCTCAGGGAAACTGATCCTGTTCTTCATAGCTGTCCCAGGAAAGATCTCTGAGCAGCACCAGCTCAGGACAAAGATCAACCTGGTGCGTCTCTGCTACATCACTAGCATGGACCAAGGACGCACCTGGAGCGCTGTCCAGGATATCACCGAGGGTACCATTAGCTCCGAGTACAAGAACTGGGCCACTTTTGCAGTGGGGCCAGGCCATGGATTACAGCTGCTCAATGAGGCCCGGAGCCTTGTGATTCCTGCCTATGCCTATCGTATCCTCGACCCTAAGCAACACCCCACCCCTCATGCCTTCTGCTTCATCAGCTCTGACCATGGGACGACATGGGAGATGGGGAACTTTGTGGGGAAGGAGAGCGCGGTGGAGTGTCAGGTAGCCGAGGTACACACCTGTGGCAGGAGGGTGCTCTACTGCAAcgcaaggagcagcagaggagcaaGAATCCAGGCAGTCAGCTACAACCACGGGGTGGACTTTGAGGGAGGCCAACGGGTTGAAATGCTTGTAGAGCCTCCCTCTGGATGTCATGGAAGTGTTACTGccttcccacctccccctgATGCCAGGTGCCAAGATAGTTGGTTGCTCTATGCTCATCCTACAGACCCAAAGGGTCGAAGAGATTTAGGAATTTACCTCAACAAAAGCCCTTTAAACCCAGCACACTGGACAAAGCCAAGCATCCTCTTCAAGGGCTTGTGTGCTTATTCAGATCTGCAGTACATGGGCATTGGGCCAGATGGCTCACCCTTGTTCTCCTGCCTTTTTGAATATGGGACCCATCAACAATGTGAAGAGATAATATTTGTAATGTTCACTTTGAAGCAAGCCTTCCCATCTGAGTGCTGA